One genomic segment of Nonomuraea coxensis DSM 45129 includes these proteins:
- a CDS encoding TetR/AcrR family transcriptional regulator, with protein sequence MPRISAATIGEHRAQTRDRILQAVSRLSRTQGIDAISMTDVASEAGITRTVLYNYFPDKAALLLAFTERVTSYFIDSYERELPVGASPADRLRAFVRLQLEGLLAHPHPGAGDLGAALGPDAYQQLAEHVAPMQRVLAGILESGAAAGDFRVVDVAATARMILAVIGAERVPLISGSVTVEAAAALVCDFILRALSNPAAPGNPAAPGNPAEPGNPAELGGPAER encoded by the coding sequence ATGCCCAGGATCTCGGCCGCCACCATAGGTGAGCATCGTGCTCAGACGCGCGACCGCATCCTCCAGGCCGTCTCGCGCCTGTCGAGGACGCAGGGCATCGACGCGATCTCGATGACCGACGTGGCGAGCGAGGCCGGCATCACCCGCACGGTGCTCTACAACTACTTCCCGGACAAGGCGGCGCTGCTGCTGGCGTTCACCGAGCGGGTGACGAGCTACTTCATCGACAGCTACGAGCGGGAGCTGCCTGTCGGCGCCTCGCCGGCCGACCGGCTGCGGGCGTTCGTGCGGCTGCAGCTCGAGGGGCTGCTGGCGCATCCGCACCCGGGGGCGGGCGATCTCGGTGCGGCGCTCGGGCCGGACGCCTACCAGCAGCTCGCCGAGCATGTCGCGCCCATGCAGCGGGTGCTGGCCGGCATCCTGGAGAGCGGGGCCGCCGCGGGTGACTTCCGGGTGGTGGACGTCGCGGCGACGGCGCGGATGATCCTGGCGGTGATCGGCGCCGAGCGGGTGCCGCTGATCAGCGGGAGCGTCACCGTCGAGGCGGCGGCGGCGCTGGTGTGCGACTTCATCCTGCGGGCGCTGAGCAATCCGGCCGCGCCAGGCAATCCAGCCGCGCCAGGCAATCCGGCGGAGCCAGGCAATCCGGCGGAGTTGGGCGGGCCGGCGGAGCGGTGA
- a CDS encoding MFS transporter → MSDASSPAGGHLELRSARGRWVLLATVLGSGLALLDSTIVNVALPFLGRELNAGMAGLQWTVNAYTLTLAGLILLGGSLGDRYGRRTVFVIGTIWFAVASALCGLSPNIEFLVAARALQGVGGALLTPGALAIIQASFARADRPRAVGAWSGLGGVASAAGPLLGGWLVQTAGWRWAFLVNLPFALLVVLVAVRHVPETRDEQAAGRFDVLGAALAALALAGITYGLIQEAAPLPLVVGLLLAAAFVVVEVRRSPEALVPVGLFRNHVFTAVNVVTLVMYAAMGVAFFLLVVQLQVVSGFSPIAAGLAMLPTTILMLLLSAKAGDVAKRYGPRWPMTIGILLAGAGFVAMSTIGFGASYPLRVLPAVTLFGLGLSAAVAPLTATVLATVDERYAGTASGVNNAVARTGGLLAVAAVPPLVGLVGEAFRNPAVFDAGFRAAMLVSAAMMGVSALVTFVTIRTNVLAPE, encoded by the coding sequence GTGAGCGATGCGTCGTCCCCCGCCGGCGGGCATCTGGAGCTGAGGTCCGCGCGCGGCCGGTGGGTGCTGCTCGCGACCGTCCTCGGCTCCGGGCTGGCCCTGCTGGACAGCACGATCGTCAACGTCGCGCTGCCGTTCCTGGGGCGCGAGCTGAACGCGGGCATGGCCGGGCTGCAGTGGACGGTCAACGCCTACACGCTGACGCTGGCGGGGCTGATCCTGCTGGGCGGCTCGCTCGGCGACCGGTACGGCCGGCGGACCGTCTTCGTCATCGGCACGATCTGGTTCGCGGTGGCGTCGGCGCTGTGCGGGCTGTCGCCGAACATCGAGTTCCTGGTCGCCGCCCGCGCGCTCCAGGGCGTCGGCGGCGCGCTGCTGACGCCGGGCGCGCTGGCGATCATCCAGGCGTCGTTCGCCCGCGCGGACCGGCCGCGCGCGGTCGGGGCGTGGTCCGGGCTCGGCGGCGTGGCCAGCGCGGCCGGGCCGCTGCTCGGCGGCTGGCTGGTGCAGACCGCGGGATGGCGGTGGGCGTTCCTGGTCAACCTGCCGTTCGCGCTGCTCGTGGTGCTGGTGGCGGTGCGGCACGTGCCGGAGACCAGGGACGAGCAGGCGGCCGGGCGGTTCGACGTGCTGGGCGCGGCGCTGGCGGCGCTGGCGCTGGCCGGGATCACGTACGGGCTGATCCAGGAGGCCGCGCCGCTGCCGCTGGTCGTGGGGCTGCTGCTGGCGGCGGCGTTCGTCGTGGTCGAGGTGCGCAGGTCGCCGGAGGCGCTGGTGCCGGTGGGGCTGTTCAGGAACCACGTGTTCACGGCGGTGAACGTCGTGACGCTGGTCATGTACGCCGCCATGGGCGTGGCGTTCTTCCTGCTGGTCGTGCAGTTGCAGGTGGTGTCGGGGTTCTCGCCGATCGCGGCGGGCCTGGCGATGCTGCCGACGACGATCCTCATGCTGCTGCTGTCGGCCAAGGCCGGCGACGTCGCCAAGCGTTACGGCCCCCGCTGGCCGATGACGATCGGCATCCTGCTGGCGGGCGCCGGGTTCGTGGCGATGAGCACGATCGGGTTCGGGGCGTCGTACCCGCTGCGGGTGCTGCCGGCGGTGACGTTGTTCGGGCTGGGCCTGTCGGCGGCGGTCGCGCCGCTGACCGCGACCGTGCTGGCCACGGTGGACGAGCGCTACGCGGGCACCGCGAGCGGCGTCAACAACGCGGTGGCCCGCACCGGGGGCCTGCTGGCGGTGGCCGCCGTGCCGCCCCTGGTGGGGCTGGTGGGCGAGGCGTTCAGGAACCCCGCGGTGTTCGACGCGGGGTTCCGGGCCGCGATGCTGGTCAGCGCCGCGATGATGGGGGTGTCGGCGCTGGTCACGTTCGTGACCATCCGGACGAACGTCCTCGCCCCGGAATGA
- a CDS encoding sensor histidine kinase, protein MQPFALALFQGDADPPPRSRRLSLPVPRGLRVLVPVERISLVRAAEFLMAVVFFLTTENMVRDWAFQAAAGGRILVPTPGTFSFLCGVAVALPVVLRDRWPLAAWRTAFVLLPISLWTSLRVGGGEPPYPATTVLSYLLVLYSVAVRCDRRITLAVWVVTVLTAWIVHPNSMALVTVVVTVVVLFGYNVRVRRTATSRLAEEERRSRLAEDAQAVLEERARIARELHDVVAHHMSVIAIQAEAVPIRAAGDPVQLEAGLAEIRHLSLEAIAELRQVLGVLRDQDGRTETAPQPGLDRVEELVANARSAGLAVLVKRSGPMDGLGPAVELSAYRIVQESLSNAMRHAPGSAVGVELVREGEELRLRVANSRGTGDGGPPGAGQGLVGMRERASLLGGTLEAGPTPSGGFEVAAALPITRAGANETHDR, encoded by the coding sequence GTGCAGCCGTTCGCACTCGCCCTGTTCCAGGGCGACGCCGACCCTCCGCCCCGGTCACGCCGCCTGTCCCTCCCCGTCCCGCGCGGGCTCCGGGTGCTGGTCCCGGTCGAACGGATCAGCCTGGTGCGCGCGGCGGAGTTCCTGATGGCCGTCGTCTTCTTCCTCACCACCGAGAACATGGTGAGGGACTGGGCGTTCCAGGCCGCCGCGGGCGGCCGGATCTTGGTGCCGACCCCGGGGACGTTCTCGTTCCTGTGCGGCGTCGCGGTCGCCCTGCCGGTGGTGCTCCGCGACCGGTGGCCGCTCGCGGCCTGGCGCACGGCCTTCGTGCTGCTGCCGATCTCCCTGTGGACGAGCCTGCGCGTCGGCGGCGGCGAGCCGCCGTATCCGGCGACCACCGTGCTGTCCTACCTGCTGGTGCTCTACTCCGTCGCCGTGCGCTGCGACCGGCGGATCACCCTCGCCGTGTGGGTCGTCACGGTGCTGACCGCGTGGATCGTACACCCCAACTCGATGGCCCTCGTCACGGTCGTGGTGACCGTGGTCGTGCTGTTCGGCTACAACGTACGGGTGCGGCGCACCGCGACGTCCCGGCTGGCGGAGGAGGAGCGGCGCAGCCGGCTCGCGGAGGACGCGCAGGCGGTGCTGGAGGAGCGCGCCCGCATCGCCCGCGAGCTGCACGACGTGGTCGCCCACCACATGTCGGTGATCGCGATCCAGGCCGAGGCGGTGCCGATCAGGGCGGCCGGGGATCCGGTGCAGCTGGAGGCGGGGCTGGCGGAGATCCGGCACCTGTCGCTGGAGGCCATCGCGGAGCTGCGGCAGGTGCTGGGGGTGCTGCGCGACCAGGACGGCCGCACCGAGACCGCGCCGCAACCGGGCCTCGACCGGGTGGAGGAGCTGGTGGCCAACGCCCGCTCCGCCGGGCTCGCGGTGCTGGTCAAACGGTCCGGGCCGATGGACGGTCTGGGGCCGGCCGTGGAGCTGTCGGCGTACCGGATCGTGCAGGAGTCGCTGAGCAACGCCATGCGGCACGCTCCCGGATCCGCCGTGGGCGTGGAGCTCGTGCGCGAGGGCGAGGAGTTACGGCTCCGCGTGGCCAACAGCCGGGGCACGGGCGACGGCGGGCCGCCGGGGGCCGGTCAGGGGCTGGTGGGCATGAGGGAGCGGGCGTCGCTGCTGGGCGGCACGCTGGAGGCGGGCCCGACGCCCAGCGGCGGCTTCGAGGTGGCGGCGGCCCTGCCGATCACGAGGGCCGGCGCGAACGAGACGCACGACAGGTGA
- a CDS encoding type II toxin-antitoxin system Phd/YefM family antitoxin, whose translation MSGWQVQEAKQRFSEVVRRAVSEGPQVVTRHGEEVAVVIDIAEYRRLRGETPDFRKFLLEEPDWDDDLDLPRNRDLPREVDFD comes from the coding sequence ATGAGCGGCTGGCAGGTGCAGGAGGCGAAGCAGCGCTTCAGTGAGGTCGTGCGGCGAGCGGTGAGTGAAGGCCCTCAAGTGGTGACCCGGCACGGGGAGGAGGTGGCCGTGGTCATCGACATCGCCGAATATCGCCGCCTGCGAGGAGAGACTCCCGACTTCCGGAAATTTCTCCTGGAAGAACCCGACTGGGACGACGATCTCGATCTTCCCCGCAACCGTGATCTCCCCCGAGAGGTGGACTTCGACTGA
- a CDS encoding type II toxin-antitoxin system VapC family toxin, which produces MVGYLLDTNVVSEVRKRNGSPYVRDWIGGAHGPTLYLSALTVGEIRCGVELRRPKDPAQATLLERWLHNLHRQFGDRIVPVTPEVAEEWGRMNAVRPLPTTDGLIAATARVHGWTLVSRNVKDFAGTGVSVVNPFEPLG; this is translated from the coding sequence ATGGTCGGCTACCTCCTCGACACGAACGTGGTCTCCGAGGTCCGCAAACGAAACGGCAGCCCGTACGTCCGGGACTGGATCGGCGGAGCCCATGGGCCCACGCTCTACCTCAGCGCTCTGACCGTCGGAGAGATCCGCTGTGGAGTCGAGCTCCGCAGACCCAAGGATCCAGCCCAGGCGACCCTCCTCGAACGCTGGCTGCACAATCTCCACCGGCAGTTCGGCGACCGCATCGTCCCTGTCACACCGGAGGTCGCGGAGGAATGGGGACGGATGAACGCCGTCCGCCCGCTTCCGACGACGGACGGGTTGATCGCGGCGACGGCCAGGGTGCACGGGTGGACGCTGGTGAGCAGGAACGTGAAGGATTTCGCGGGCACCGGCGTGTCCGTGGTCAACCCCTTCGAGCCGCTCGGCTGA
- a CDS encoding MarR family winged helix-turn-helix transcriptional regulator: MNIARMRRLGRRLVELAKATESETGGPVLTPGEEAVFVDVLRHPDSAVREIQARTGFAQSHVSASVARMRERGVLETRPDPADGRRTQVRVADATVHALFRRATSPVDEVVGAALRDPADTARAVALLTELETLLITDESHGAG, from the coding sequence ATGAACATCGCGAGGATGCGCAGACTCGGACGGCGGCTGGTGGAGCTCGCCAAGGCCACGGAGAGCGAGACGGGCGGGCCGGTGCTCACCCCCGGCGAGGAGGCCGTCTTCGTGGACGTCCTGCGCCATCCGGACAGCGCGGTGCGCGAGATCCAGGCCCGCACCGGCTTCGCGCAGAGCCACGTGTCGGCGTCCGTGGCGCGCATGCGCGAGCGCGGCGTCCTGGAGACCCGGCCGGACCCGGCCGACGGCCGGCGTACGCAGGTGCGGGTGGCCGACGCGACCGTGCACGCGCTGTTCCGGCGGGCGACCAGCCCGGTGGACGAGGTGGTCGGGGCCGCGCTGCGCGACCCCGCCGACACCGCGCGGGCCGTCGCGCTGCTCACGGAGCTGGAGACGTTGCTGATCACCGACGAGTCCCACGGCGCGGGGTGA
- a CDS encoding phenylacetate--CoA ligase family protein, with amino-acid sequence MEPVELFQRVAATVPAYGAFLAEHGVDPARVRTLEDFRRLPMTTKDGYVRRHPLPDLCRDGVIGDMIAVSSGSTGMPSFWPRSASDERAVAARFEEVFRDSFAAGERRTLAVVCFALGTWVGGLFTVNCCRHLAERGFPITVVAPGTDRREIARVLPELAPHFDQVVLLGYPPFLKNVIDGEDLPWHEWDLKLVTAGEVFSEEWRALVCERAGIADPLRGVASLYGTADAGVLANETPLSVELRRFLAARPAAARELFGASRLPSLLQYDPSTRFFEEDAGTLLFSGDNGIPLVRYHIADEGGVLPYDRLLGFARDHGFVPSAPGPERPFVYVFGRSHFTVSYYGANVYPENVAIGLEQPEISGFVTGRFVLEAVEDERRDRRLTVTVELAPGVSPSAGIAEVAGESILTHLLRINSEFAAYVPRHRRRPDIQLRETGDPDYFPPGAKHRYTRG; translated from the coding sequence ATGGAACCGGTTGAGCTCTTCCAGCGGGTCGCGGCGACCGTCCCCGCCTACGGCGCCTTCCTCGCCGAGCACGGCGTCGATCCGGCCCGCGTCCGGACCCTCGAGGACTTCCGGCGGCTGCCGATGACCACGAAGGACGGCTACGTCCGCCGTCATCCGCTGCCCGACCTGTGCCGCGACGGGGTCATCGGCGACATGATCGCGGTGTCGTCGGGCTCGACCGGCATGCCGTCGTTCTGGCCGCGTTCGGCCTCCGACGAGCGGGCCGTCGCCGCCCGCTTCGAGGAGGTGTTCCGTGACTCCTTCGCGGCCGGGGAGCGCCGTACGCTGGCCGTGGTCTGTTTCGCGCTCGGCACCTGGGTGGGTGGCCTGTTCACCGTCAACTGCTGCCGTCACCTGGCCGAGCGCGGCTTTCCCATCACGGTCGTCGCCCCCGGCACCGACCGCAGGGAGATCGCGCGGGTGCTGCCGGAGCTGGCCCCGCACTTCGACCAGGTCGTGCTGCTGGGCTATCCGCCGTTCCTGAAGAACGTCATCGACGGCGAGGACCTGCCCTGGCACGAGTGGGACCTCAAGCTGGTCACGGCGGGCGAGGTCTTCAGCGAGGAGTGGCGGGCGCTGGTGTGCGAGCGGGCCGGGATCGCCGATCCGCTGCGCGGCGTCGCCTCGCTGTACGGCACCGCCGACGCGGGCGTCCTGGCGAACGAGACGCCGCTCTCGGTCGAGCTGCGCCGCTTCCTCGCGGCCCGCCCGGCGGCGGCCAGGGAGCTGTTCGGCGCGTCGCGGCTGCCCTCGCTCCTGCAGTACGACCCGAGCACGCGCTTCTTCGAGGAGGACGCCGGGACCCTGCTGTTCTCCGGCGACAACGGCATCCCGCTGGTCCGCTACCACATCGCCGACGAGGGCGGCGTACTCCCCTACGACCGGCTGCTCGGCTTCGCCCGCGACCACGGTTTCGTGCCGTCCGCGCCCGGCCCCGAGCGGCCCTTCGTGTACGTCTTCGGCCGCAGCCACTTCACCGTCTCCTACTACGGCGCGAACGTGTACCCGGAGAACGTCGCGATCGGCCTGGAACAGCCGGAGATCAGCGGGTTCGTCACCGGCAGGTTCGTCCTGGAGGCCGTCGAGGACGAGCGCCGCGACCGCCGCCTGACCGTCACCGTCGAGCTGGCTCCCGGGGTCTCCCCCTCCGCCGGCATCGCCGAGGTCGCCGGCGAGTCGATCCTGACCCACCTGCTCCGCATCAACAGCGAGTTCGCCGCCTATGTCCCGCGGCACCGCCGGCGGCCGGACATCCAGCTCCGCGAGACCGGCGACCCCGACTACTTCCCGCCCGGCGCCAAACACCGCTACACGCGCGGCTGA
- a CDS encoding response regulator — MIRVLIADDQGMVRTGFTVFLSAQPDIQVVGEAGDGREAVRRAAELAPDVVLMDVRMPVMNGLEATRELLSGGGRQPKVLILTTFDLDDYVYEALRAGASGFLLKDASAAQLAEAVRVVAAGDALLAPQVTRRLIHEFARLGVPRPAAAGRRLAELTERETEVLTLVAQALSNQEIAGKLFVAEQTVKTHVGRVLMKLGLRDRAQAIVWAYENGLVRPGE; from the coding sequence GTGATCCGGGTTCTGATCGCCGACGACCAGGGGATGGTGCGCACCGGGTTCACGGTGTTCCTGAGCGCGCAGCCGGACATCCAGGTCGTGGGCGAGGCGGGCGACGGCCGGGAGGCGGTCAGGAGGGCGGCCGAGCTGGCCCCCGACGTGGTGCTCATGGACGTCCGCATGCCGGTCATGAACGGCCTGGAGGCGACCAGGGAGCTGCTGTCCGGGGGCGGCAGGCAGCCGAAGGTGCTGATCCTGACGACGTTCGACCTCGACGACTACGTGTACGAGGCCCTGCGCGCCGGGGCCAGCGGGTTCCTGCTGAAGGACGCCTCGGCCGCGCAGCTCGCCGAGGCGGTGCGGGTGGTGGCGGCCGGGGACGCGCTGCTGGCCCCGCAGGTCACCCGCCGGCTGATCCACGAGTTCGCCCGGCTGGGCGTGCCCCGGCCCGCGGCGGCCGGGCGGCGGCTGGCCGAGCTGACCGAGCGCGAGACCGAGGTGCTGACGCTCGTCGCGCAGGCGCTGTCCAACCAGGAGATCGCCGGCAAGCTGTTCGTGGCCGAGCAGACGGTCAAGACGCACGTCGGGCGGGTGCTCATGAAGCTGGGGCTGCGCGACCGGGCCCAGGCCATCGTCTGGGCCTACGAGAACGGCCTGGTCCGCCCCGGCGAGTGA
- the lon gene encoding endopeptidase La, translated as MSESLTLPVLPLDDEVVLPGMVVPLDLSDSEVRAAIDAARASGGNKPRVLLVPRIDGRYGATGVRAVVEQVGRLPGGEPAAVVRGVDRVRVGTGTTGPGAALWVEAHTIDAVPSSERAHELAKEYKALATTILQKRGAWQVVDQVNQIDDPSVLADSSGYTPWLSTAQKVELLEAADPADRLARLIEWSRDHLAELDVAETIRKDVQEGMEKQQREFLLRQQLAAVRKELKELNGDAETEEEDYRSRVEAADLPEKVREAALKEVDKLERTPDQSPETGWIRTWLDTVLDMPWNVRTEDNYDITGARAVLDADHTGLKEVKDRIIEHLAVRKRRQERGLGVVGGRRSGAVLALAGPPGVGKTSLGESVARAMGRKFVRVALGGVRDEAEIRGHRRTYVGALPGRVVRAIREAGSMNPVVLLDEVDKVGADYRGDPTAALLEVLDPAQNHTFRDHYLEVELDLSDVLFLATANVLEAIPGPLLDRMEVVTLDGYTEDEKVAIARDHLLPRQRELAGLSAEEVVVEEAALRRLAAEYTREAGVRSLERAVGRVLRKVAAKDELPVTVGEADLVDYLGRPRFVPESSLPETAQRTSVPGVATGLAVTGAGGDVLYVEASLADPETGETGLTLTGQLGDVMKESARIALSYLRSHGAELELPVTALKDRSVHVHFPAGAVPKDGPSAGVTLTTALASLLSGRQVRGDVAMTGEISLTGRVLPIGGVKQKLLAAHRAGITTVLIPARNEPDLDDVPEEVRGELTIHAVSDVREVLDIALTPAQVGTTVAA; from the coding sequence ATGAGTGAGAGCTTGACCCTCCCGGTCCTGCCGCTGGACGACGAGGTGGTCCTGCCGGGCATGGTGGTCCCGCTGGACCTGTCCGACTCCGAGGTGCGCGCGGCGATCGACGCGGCCCGTGCATCCGGTGGCAACAAGCCCCGGGTGCTCCTCGTTCCCCGCATCGACGGCCGTTACGGCGCCACCGGCGTCCGCGCCGTGGTGGAGCAGGTCGGGAGGCTCCCCGGCGGCGAGCCCGCGGCGGTCGTCCGCGGCGTGGACCGCGTCCGCGTGGGCACGGGCACGACCGGCCCCGGCGCGGCCCTGTGGGTGGAGGCGCACACGATCGACGCCGTCCCGTCGAGCGAGCGCGCGCACGAGCTGGCCAAGGAGTACAAGGCCCTGGCCACCACGATCCTGCAGAAGCGCGGCGCCTGGCAGGTGGTCGACCAGGTCAACCAGATCGACGACCCGTCGGTGCTCGCCGACAGCTCCGGCTACACCCCTTGGCTCTCCACGGCGCAGAAGGTCGAGCTGCTGGAGGCGGCCGACCCCGCCGACCGGCTGGCCAGGCTGATCGAGTGGTCCCGCGACCACCTCGCCGAGCTCGACGTCGCCGAGACGATCCGCAAGGACGTCCAGGAGGGCATGGAGAAGCAGCAGCGGGAGTTCCTGCTGCGCCAGCAGCTCGCCGCCGTACGCAAGGAGCTCAAGGAGCTCAACGGCGACGCCGAGACCGAGGAGGAGGACTACCGCTCCCGCGTCGAGGCCGCCGACCTGCCCGAGAAGGTACGCGAGGCCGCGCTCAAGGAGGTCGACAAGCTTGAGCGCACGCCCGACCAGTCGCCCGAGACCGGCTGGATCCGCACCTGGCTCGACACCGTCCTCGACATGCCGTGGAACGTCCGCACCGAGGACAACTACGACATCACCGGCGCACGCGCCGTGCTCGACGCCGACCACACCGGGCTGAAGGAGGTCAAGGACCGCATCATCGAGCACCTGGCCGTGCGCAAGCGCCGCCAGGAGCGCGGCCTCGGCGTCGTCGGCGGCCGCCGCAGCGGCGCGGTGCTCGCCCTGGCGGGCCCTCCCGGGGTCGGCAAGACCTCGCTGGGTGAGTCCGTGGCCCGCGCGATGGGCCGCAAGTTCGTCCGGGTGGCGCTCGGCGGCGTCCGCGACGAGGCGGAGATCCGCGGCCACCGGCGCACGTACGTCGGCGCGCTGCCCGGTCGCGTGGTCCGCGCCATCCGTGAGGCCGGCTCGATGAACCCGGTCGTCCTGCTCGACGAGGTCGACAAGGTCGGCGCCGACTACCGCGGCGACCCGACGGCCGCGCTGCTGGAGGTGCTCGACCCGGCGCAGAACCACACCTTCCGCGACCACTACCTGGAGGTCGAGCTCGACCTGTCCGACGTGCTCTTCCTGGCGACGGCGAACGTCCTGGAGGCCATCCCCGGCCCGCTGCTCGACCGCATGGAGGTCGTCACCCTCGACGGCTACACCGAGGACGAGAAGGTCGCCATCGCCCGCGACCACCTGCTGCCCAGGCAGCGGGAGCTGGCGGGGCTGAGCGCCGAGGAGGTCGTCGTCGAGGAGGCCGCGCTGCGCAGGCTGGCCGCCGAGTACACCCGCGAGGCGGGCGTGCGCTCGCTGGAGCGGGCGGTCGGCAGGGTGCTGCGCAAGGTGGCCGCCAAGGACGAGCTGCCGGTCACCGTCGGCGAGGCCGACCTGGTCGACTACCTCGGCCGGCCGCGGTTCGTGCCGGAGTCGTCGCTGCCGGAGACCGCGCAGCGCACCTCGGTGCCGGGCGTCGCGACGGGCCTGGCCGTCACCGGGGCCGGGGGAGACGTCCTCTACGTGGAGGCGTCGCTGGCCGACCCGGAGACCGGCGAGACCGGGCTCACCCTCACCGGCCAGCTCGGCGACGTGATGAAGGAGTCGGCGCGGATCGCGCTGTCCTACCTGCGCTCGCACGGCGCGGAGCTGGAGCTGCCGGTCACCGCGCTGAAGGACCGGTCGGTGCACGTGCACTTCCCGGCGGGCGCCGTCCCCAAGGACGGTCCCTCGGCGGGCGTGACGCTGACGACCGCGCTGGCCTCGCTCCTGTCCGGCCGTCAGGTCCGCGGCGACGTGGCCATGACCGGTGAGATCTCGCTGACCGGGCGGGTCCTGCCGATCGGCGGCGTCAAGCAGAAGCTGCTGGCCGCGCACCGGGCGGGCATCACCACCGTCCTGATCCCGGCCCGCAACGAGCCGGACCTGGACGACGTGCCTGAGGAGGTCCGTGGCGAGCTGACCATCCACGCGGTCAGCGACGTGCGCGAGGTGCTGGACATCGCGCTGACGCCGGCCCAGGTAGGGACCACCGTCGCGGCCTGA
- a CDS encoding heme oxygenase (biliverdin-producing) produces the protein MTTSFSETLRNATWGDHQSAEAEGYLTELMAGRLTEHEYGEMVAQHYFAYVALDGVSRALAGHPVAGAFVFPELYREAALERDLATIYGPSWRDRITPSRSTTALVDRIREVADWPCGYIAHHYTRYLGDLSGGQFIRMELQKIYGYDRGGGVDFYFFDELGSLPRFKNDYRSRLDALDLDERERRRMIEEVRLAYRLNTDVLTELLDVVRTAA, from the coding sequence GTGACGACGTCGTTCTCCGAGACCTTGAGGAACGCCACCTGGGGCGACCACCAGTCCGCCGAGGCCGAAGGCTACCTCACCGAGCTCATGGCGGGACGCCTGACCGAGCACGAGTACGGCGAGATGGTGGCCCAGCACTACTTCGCGTACGTGGCCCTCGACGGCGTCTCCCGCGCCCTGGCCGGCCACCCGGTCGCCGGCGCCTTCGTCTTCCCCGAGCTGTACCGCGAGGCGGCGCTCGAACGCGACCTGGCGACGATCTACGGCCCGTCGTGGCGCGACCGCATCACCCCGTCGAGGTCCACGACCGCCCTGGTCGACCGCATCCGCGAGGTGGCCGACTGGCCGTGCGGCTACATCGCCCACCACTACACCCGCTACCTCGGCGACCTGTCCGGCGGCCAGTTCATCCGCATGGAGCTGCAGAAGATCTACGGCTACGACAGGGGCGGCGGCGTCGACTTCTACTTCTTCGACGAGCTGGGCAGCCTGCCCCGCTTCAAGAACGACTACCGCTCCCGCCTGGACGCCCTCGACCTGGACGAGCGCGAGCGCCGTCGGATGATCGAGGAGGTACGGCTGGCGTACCGGCTCAACACGGACGTCCTCACCGAGCTGCTCGACGTCGTCAGGACCGCGGCCTGA